From a single Apium graveolens cultivar Ventura chromosome 2, ASM990537v1, whole genome shotgun sequence genomic region:
- the LOC141706897 gene encoding putative LRR receptor-like serine/threonine-protein kinase At2g24230 — MGSVFLCFILVVTLFFKPLFCQQEPNTDGYFVFDFFSKMGVKTSKDHNFSTSVCFWKGVVCDDNQENVYKLTASELGLFGSIPENTIGKLKKIESLDLSNNKITALPSDFWSFGSLKILNLSFNQISGYLPNNVGNFGGLEKLDLSFNKFSGNLPEAVGSLVSLQVFNVNDNGFESSIPQGIVKCQSLISMDFSRNRLNGTLPNGFADAFPMLKVLNLAGNQILGEGSDLSGMASITFVNISNNLFQGSLVDVFQGPLEVIDLSNNQLQGHVSQVNFSSSFNWTHLVYLDLSMNQLSGVFFENLKNAHNLKHLNLAYNRFSKQEFLQTDILPNIEYLNLSATNLIGHIPSNILRSSSLRALDISQNHLSGKIPYFSTQSLQMLDVSNNNLSGEIPLSIIKKLRWMERYNFSYNNLTLCASQFSAETLQSAFIGSLNSCPIAANPSLFKRKVPSHKGLKLALVLALSMVCLLAGLLFLAFGCRRKTKMWTVKQSSHKEDLNLSGPFSFQTDSTTWVADVKHATSVAVVIFEKPLLNFTFADLLSATSNFDRGTLLADGRFGPVYRGFLQGGIHVALKVLVHGSTMTDHEAARELEYLGRIKHPNLVPLTGYCLAGEQRIAIYDYMENGNLQNFLYDLPLGVPTTDDWSTDTWDEDDNHGIQNVGPAGMLLTWRFRHKIAVGTARALAFLHHGCSPPIIHRDVKASSVYLDFNLEPRLSDFGLAKIFGNGLEDEITLGSPGYVPPEFLQSETGSSKTATPKSDVYSFGIVLFELITGKKPVEDDYPDKEKNLVTWVRGLVKKNQASRVIDPKIRETGLESQMEEALKIGYLCTADIPAKRPSMQQVVGLLKDIEPITNH; from the coding sequence ATGGGTAGTGTCTTTTTGTGCTTCATTTTGGTTGTAACATTGTTCTTTAAGCCATTGTTTTGTCAACAAGAACCCAATACAGATGGgtactttgtgtttgattttttTAGTAAAATGGGTGTGAAAACATCTAAAGATCACAACTTTTCCACTTCTGTGTGTTTCTGGAAAGGTGTTGTTTGTGATGATAATCAAGAAAATGTGTATAAGTTAACAGCTTCTGAGTTGGGCTTATTTGGTTCTATTCCTGAAAATACTATTGGGAAGCTTAAAAAGATTGAATCTTTGGATCTTAGCAATAATAAGATCACTGCTTTGCCTTCTGATTTTTGGAGCTTTGGTTCACTCAAGATTTTGAATCTTTCTTTCAATCAGATATCTGGGTATCTCCCAAACAATGTGGGTAATTTTGGTGGTCTTGAAAAATTGGACCTTtcttttaataaattttctggGAATTTACCTGAAGCTGTTGGTTCTTTAGTTAGTTTGCAAGTTTTTAATGTTAATGACAATGGGTTTGAGTCCAGCATTCCACAGGGGATTGTAAAGTGTCAGTCTTTGATTTCAATGGATTTTTCGAGAAATCGGCTGAATGGTACTCTTCCTAATGGTTTTGCTGATGCATTTCCAATGCTAAAAGTCTTGAATTTGGCTGGGAATCAGATTCTTGGAGAAGGTTCTGATTTGTCAGGGATGGCATCTATCACTTTTGTCAACATTTCGAATAATCTTTTTCAGGGTTCTTTGGTTGATGTTTTTCAGGGGCCACTTGAGGTGATTGATTTGAGCAATAATCAATTGCAAGGTCATGTTTCTCAGGTAAATTTCAGTTCAAGCTTTAATTGGACTCATTTGGTTTATCTGGACTTATCTATGAATCAGCTTAGTGGAGTGTTTTTTGAAAATTTGAAAAATGCGCATAATCTTAAACATCTTAATCTTGCCTACAATAGATTCTCAAAACAGGAGTTTCTGCAAACTGATATTCTACCCAATATAGAGTATTTGAACTTGTCTGCGACTAATTTAATAGGCCACATTCCCAGTAATATCTTACGGTCGAGTAGTTTGAGAGCTCTTGATATTTCCCAAAACCATCTCAGTGGTAAGATTCCATATTTTAGTACCCAAAGTCTCCAAATGCTTGATGTTTCAAATAACAATTTGAGTGGAGAAATTCCTTTATCTATTATAAAGAAGCTTCGTTGGATGGAGAGATACAACTTTTCTTACAACAATTTAACCCTTTGTGCTTCTCAATTTTCTGCTGAAACCCTCCAATCAGCTTTCATTGGGTCACTTAACAGTTGTCCCATTGCCGCAAATCCAAGTCTTTTTAAAAGGAAAGTTCCAAGTCATAAAGGTCTCAAGCTTGCTCTTGTACTAGCACTATCAATGGTCTGTTTGTTAGCGGGCCTTCTGTTTTTGGCTTTTGGCTGCAGAAGAAAAACTAAGATGTGGACGgtgaaacaatcttctcacaaagaAGATCTAAATCTCTCAGGCCCATTTTCATTCCAGACCGATTCCACCACTTGGGTAGCTGATGTTAAGCATGCAACATCAGTCGCAGTAGTGATATTTGAGAAGCCACTGTTAAATTTTACATTCGCAGACCTCTTGTCTGCAACTTCAAACTTTGACAGAGGTACATTGTTGGCTGATGGGAGGTTTGGACCTGTTTATAGAGGATTCTTACAGGGTGGGATTCATGTAGCTTTAAAAGTTTTAGTCCATGGATCCACCATGACAGACCATGAAGCTGCGAGAGAGCTCGAGTATCTTGGTAGAATCAAACACCCTAACCTTGTTCCATTGACTGGATACTGCTTGGCTGGGGAACAAAGGATTGCTATTTATGATTATATGGAGAATGGAAATTTGCAGAATTTCCTATATGATTTGCCACTTGGAGTTCCGACTACAGATGACTGGAGTACGGACACTTGGGATGAAGATGATAACCATGGGATTCAAAATGTTGGGCCTGCAGGTATGTTGCTAACATGGAGGTTTAGGCACAAAATTGCAGTTGGGACTGCAAGAGCACTGGCATTCCTCCACCATGGCTGCTCTCCTCCTATAATTCACAGAGATGTTAAAGCAAGTAGTGTTTATCTTGATTTCAACTTGGAACCAAGATTGTCTGATTTTGGATTAGCAAAGATTTTTGGAAATGGTCTGGAGGATGAGATTACTCTTGGGTCACCAGGATATGTACCACCAGAGTTTCTTCAATCAGAAACTGGCTCTTCAAAAACAGCAACACCAAAATCTGATGTTTATAGTTTTGGAATTGTTCTCTTTGAGCTAATTACTGGGAAAAAACCTGTTGAAGATGATTATCCAGATAAAGAAAAGAATTTGGTTACTTGGGTCAGAGGATTAGTAAAGAAAAACCAAGCTTCAAGAGTGATCGATCCAAAAATCCGTGAAACAGGGCTGGAATCTCAAATGGAGGAGGCTCTAAAAATTGGTTACCTATGCACGGCTGACATTCCTGCTAAGCGACCTAGTATGCAACAAGTTGTGGGACTCCTAAAGGATATCGAGCCTATTACAAATCATTGA
- the LOC141706896 gene encoding putative purine permease 5, whose protein sequence is MTQPLLQTGAYMEECMSTVDSDPPKKLWDKVAAYKTLAREAYKSKPTSYWILLLLSSLAMLVAFPASSLLSRLYFSNGGTSKWIISWVAVAGWPISVLFLIPMYLFSGTSATPLTLKLTISYVGLGFLSAADNLMYAYAYAYLPASTASLVASTSLVFSALFGYFIVKNKINASIMNALVVITAAMVIIALDSDSDIYGNVSKKQYILGYIWDILGSALHGLIFALSERVFVSLLGRVSFHVVLEQQIMVSFFGFLFTTIGLVLNNDFHGMSSEAKTFKGGKTAYYMVIIWSIITFQLGVLGATSVLFLSSTVLAGVLNAVRVPLTSIAAVILLKDPMSGFKILSLIITFWGFASYIYGNRPVTKDSIIV, encoded by the exons ATGACTCAGCCGTTGCTTCAAACAG GGGCATACATGGAGGAGTGCATGTCAACAGTGGATTCAGATCCACCAAAAAAATTGTGGGACAAGGTTGCCGCCTACAAAACCCTGGCTAGAGAAGCATATAAAAGCAAGCCAACTTCATATTGGATTCTTCTACTTCTAAGCAGCCTAGCAATGCTTGTGGCATTCCCTGCTTCTAGCCTCCTTTCTCGTCTCTATTTTTCAAACGGGGGCACTAGCAAATGGATTATTTCATGGGTTGCTGTGGCAGGGTGGCCTATTTCTGTGTTGTTTTTAATTCCAATGTACCTCTTTTCTGGAACCTCTGCTACTCCTCTGACCTTAAAACTCACTATTTCTTATGTTGGTTTGGGTTTCTTGAGTGCTGCCGATAATCTCATGTATGCATATGCATACGCTTACCTGCCAGCATCAACTGCTTCCCTTGTGGCATCGACATCTCTAGTATTTTCTGCTCTTTTTGGGTATTTTATAgtgaaaaataaaattaatgcTTCAATAATGAACGCACTTGTGGTCATTACTGCTGCTATGGTCATCATCGCATTGGACTCAGATTCAGACATATATGGAAATGTCAGCAAAAAGCAATACATCTTGGGTTACATATGGGATATCCTGGGATCTGCTCTCCACGGGCTCATATTTGCTCTTTCTGAACGAGTCTTCGTCTCATTACTCGGTCGAGTATCTTTTCATGTTGTTTTGGAGCAACAAATTATGGTTTCCTTTTTCGGTTTTCTCTTCACCACAATAGGGCTCGTTTTAAATAATGACTTTCATGGTATGAGTTCAGAGGCAAAAACTTTCAAGGGTGGGAAAACTGCATACTACATGGTTATCATTTGGAGTATCATTACATTCCAGTTGGGGGTTTTAGGGGCAACTTCAGTGCTTTTCTTGTCTTCTACAGTTTTAGCTGGCGTGCTGAATGCAGTAAGGGTACCTCTCACGAGTATCGCAGCTGTGATATTGTTAAAGGATCCCATGAGTggtttcaagattttgtccttGATCATAACCTTCTGGGGATTTGCTTCTTACATTTACGGAAACCGCCCTGTCACTAAGGACAGCATAATTGTGTGA